A window of Neisseria canis contains these coding sequences:
- a CDS encoding class IIb bacteriocin, lactobin A/cerein 7B family codes for MQELKMNELEQVSGGVGPLAAVVIGASLAFAGAAFLQGLGHGREDARS; via the coding sequence ATGCAAGAGTTGAAAATGAATGAATTGGAACAGGTTTCTGGTGGGGTAGGTCCTTTGGCAGCCGTGGTAATAGGAGCTTCATTAGCTTTTGCGGGAGCCGCCTTTCTGCAGGGATTAGGACATGGTCGTGAAGATGCAAGAAGCTGA